Proteins found in one Triticum aestivum cultivar Chinese Spring chromosome 4D, IWGSC CS RefSeq v2.1, whole genome shotgun sequence genomic segment:
- the LOC123098003 gene encoding leucoanthocyanidin reductase-like — protein sequence MPPCEEEEVPRSGPALIVGATGYIGRFVAEACLDSGRRTFILVRPGNACPARAASVDALLRKGALVVEGRVDGKDGGRSVETALRAHGVEVVISVMGGANILDQLGLIKAIQAAGTVKRFLPSEFGHDVDRARPVGGGVGFYEEKRRVRRAAEAAGVPYTYICCNSIAGWPYFDNMHPSEVRPPLDRFQIYGDGTVRAFFVAGTDIGKFTVKAAYDARSINKVVHFRPACNLLSTNEMACLWESKIGRTLPRVTLSKEDLLAMAAEDVIPESIVASLTHDIFINGCQTNFGIDGSRDVEVSSLYPDIPFRTIDECFDDYAHGLHLEEEAEESSKKSNATLVERLAVYPTCA from the exons ATGCCGCCTTGTGAGGAAGAGGAAGTGCCTCGTTCCGGCCCGGCACTCATCGTGGGCGCCACCGGCTACATTGGTCGTTTCGTGGCGGAGGCCTGCCTCGACAGCGGGCGCAGGACCTTCATCCTCGTCCGCCCCGGCAACGCCTGCCCCGCCCGCGCGGCCTCCGTCGACGCGCTCCTACGCAAAGGCGCCTTGGTCGTCGAG GGCCGCGTCGACGGGAAAGACGGCGGGAGGTCCGTGGAGACGGCGCTCCGCGCGCACGGCGTCGAGGTGGTGATCTCGGTGATGGGCGGCGCCAACATCCTCGACCAGCTCGGCCTCATCAAAGCCATCCAAGCCGCCGGCACCGTCAAG AGGTTTCTGCCGTCGGAGTTCGGGCACGACGTGGACAGGGCGCGCCCGGTGGGGGGCGGGGTGGGGTTCTACGAGGAGAAGCGGCGcgtccggcgggcggcggaggcggccggcgtGCCCTACACCTACATCTGCTGCAACTCCATCGCCGGCTGGCCATACTTCGACAACATGCACCCGTCCGAGGTGCGCCCGCCGCTCGACCGCTTCCAGATCTACGGCGATGGCACCGTCAGAG CGTTCTTCGTGGCTGGAACTGACATTGGCAAGTTCACGGTCAAGGCCGCGTATGACGCCCGGAGTATCAACAAGGTCGTCCACTTCCGCCCCGCCTGCAATCTCCTCAGCACCAACGAGATGGCCTGCCTCTGGGAGAGCAAGATCGGCCGGACACTGCCGCGCGTCACGCTTAGCAAGGAGGACTTGCTCGCCATGGCTGCAG AGGACGTCATCCCGGAGAGCATCGTCGCTTCGCTGACGCACGACATCTTTATAAACGGCTGCCAGACCAACTTCGGCATCGACGGGTCGAGAGACGTTGAAGTATCGAGCCTTTACCCTGACATTCCCTTCAGAACAATTGACGAATGCTTCGACGACTACGCTCATGGCCTCCACCTGGAGGAAGAAGCTGAAGAGAGCAGCAAGAAAAGCAACGCGACGTTGGTGGAGAGATTGGCAGTTTATCCTACGTGTGCTTAG